A genomic stretch from Malus domestica chromosome 15, GDT2T_hap1 includes:
- the LOC103400398 gene encoding putative clathrin assembly protein At2g25430 gives MASSTIRKAIGAVKDQTSISLAKVAGSIAPDMEVLVVKATTHDEDPADEKYIREIINLTSYSRGYVTAAVATVSKRLSKTHNWIVALKALMLVHRVLVDGHPSFEEEIVSASRRGLRVLNLSGFRDEAHSGSWDHAGFVRLYAMYLEEKVEFEVYERKSRGREGSGGFDQERERANREERREFEYENYQSDRALEREKRRESKDSTPVTEMQPEKVLGRLNDLLRVLDRILGCKPAGAAKSSRLVIVALYEVVKESFRLYVEICEALRVLLDKFTEMEYADCLKAFDAYVNAAKMIDELVGFYGWCKDMGIARSSEYPEVQRITDQLLTSLEGFLKGKTSRPKSPERNRDENVRVDEEAKEDVNYEVKALPPPENYTAPPQPPEARPKPSQPQPVTEDLVNLRDEEITADEQGNKFALALFSGQPTSINTNGSWEAFPSNGEPEVTSAWQTPAAESGRADWELALVETASNLLKQKADLAGGFDSLLLNGMYDQGAVRQHVSTSQLSGGSASSVAMPGAGKAAKQVLALPAPDGTVHAVGQQDPFAASLTVPPPSYVQIADMERKQHLLSQEQLLWQQYGRDGMQGQLGLAKISGGPRPMMPQPGGYYYAPY, from the coding sequence ATGGCGTCGAGCACGATTCGCAAGGCGATTGGGGCGGTGAAGGACCAGACGAGCATTAGCCTGGCGAAAGTGGCCGGAAGCATAGCGCCGGACATGGAAGTTCTGGTGGTTAAGGCCACCACGCACGACGAGGACCCGGCGGACGAAAAGTACATAAGGGAGATCATAAATCTGACCTCCTACTCGCGCGGATACGTAACAGCGGCGGTGGCGACTGTGTCGAAGCGTTTGAGCAAAACCCACAACTGGATTGTGGCTCTCAAGGCCCTTATGCTTGttcatagggttttggttgacggGCACCCTTCTTTTGAGGAGGAGATTGTGTCCGCGAGTCGCagagggttgagggttttgaATTTGTCGGGTTTTCGTGACGAGGCTCATTCGGGTTCTTGGGATCATGCGGGGTTTGTGAGGCTTTATGCTATGTATCTTGAGGAGAAGGTGGAATTTGAGGTTTATGAGAGGAAATCGAGAGGTAGGGAGGGTAGTGGTGGATTCGatcaagagagggagagagcgaATCGAGAGGAAAGGAGGGAATTCGAGTACGAAAATTATCAAAGTGATCGGGCgttggagagagagaagagaagagagagtaagGATAGTACACCGGTGACGGAAATGCAGCCGGAGAAGGTGTTGGGACGGTTGAATGACTTGTTGAGGGTTCTTGATCGAATTTTGGGTTGTAAGCCTGCAGGTGCTGCGAAGAGTAGTAGGTTGGTGATCGTTGCGCTATATGAGGTTGTGAAGGAGAGTTTTAGGCTGTATGTTGAGATATGTGAGGCATTGAGAGTGTTGTTGGATAAGTTTACTGAGATGGAGTATGCAGATTGCCTCAAGGCTTTTGATGCTTATGTCAATGCAGCAAAGATGATTGATGAGCTTGTGGGGTTTTATGGTTGGTGTAAGGACATGGGGATTGCGCGTTCATCTGAGTATCCTGAGGTTCAGAGAATAACTGATCAGCTTTTGACTTCACTTGAGGGTTTCTTGAAGGGGAAGACAAGTAGGCCAAAGAGTCCTGAGAGAAATAGGGATGAGAATGTTCGGGTTGATGAGGAGGCGAAAGAGGATGTGAATTATGAGGTTAAGGCTCTTCCTCCGCCGGAGAATTACACTGCTCCTCCCCAGCCACCCGAAGCCCGGCCTAAGCCTTCGCAGCCTCAGCCTGTGACGGAGGATTTGGTGAATTTGAGGGATGAAGAAATAACAGCTGATGAGCAAGGAAATAAATTTGCTTTGGCTTTGTTCTCTGGACAGCCTACTAGTATTAATACAAATGGTTCCTGGGAAGCATTCCCATCAAACGGAGAGCCTGAAGTGACGTCGGCTTGGCAGACACCAGCTGCTGAGAGTGGTAGAGCAGACTGGGAATTGGCTTTGGTGGAGACGGCAAGTAATTTGTTGAAACAGAAGGCTGACTTGGCTGGTGGTTTTGATTCTTTGCTATTGAATGGCATGTATGATCAGGGCGCTGTGAGGCAACATGTGAGCACCTCACAGTTGAGTGGTGGGAGTGCAAGTAGCGTGGCAATGCCCGGGGCAGGCAAGGCTGCTAAGCAGGTGCTTGCTCTGCCCGCCCCAGATGGGACTGTCCACGCAGTGGGGCAGCAGGATCCATTTGCTGCCTCCCTCACAGTGCCGCCTCCTTCATATGTGCAGATAGCAGACATGGAGAGGAAGCAACACTTGCTTTCACAGGAACAACTGCTTTGGCAGCAATATGGAAGAGATGGGATGCAAGGGCAATTGGGTTTGGCCAAGATTTCTGGCGGTCCTCGACCGATGATGCCTCAGCCGGGAGGGTACTACTACGCGCCCTATTGA
- the LOC103400399 gene encoding actin-related protein 6-like, translated as MHQNVVVLDNGGGLIKAGIGGERDPSAIIPNCVYRPLSSKKWVHPSPTEPMDLTSAAVRRPIDRGYLINPDLQREIWANLFSSLLRVNPAQSSLLLTEPLFALPSIQRATDELVFEDFNFSALYVANSPSLAHLCEASRREIKAQCSLVVDCGFSFTHAAPVFQNFTINYAAKRIDLGGKALTNYLKELVSYRSVNVMDETFLIDDVKEKLCFVSMDVDRDLQIAKKHGKDNLFRCTYVLPDGITHTKGFVKKPDEAKRYLALRDADTLKDVEKKMDLDKMEVTDKLVDRKKIDLSKNEFDLTNERFLVPEMIFHPADLGMNQAGLAECIVRAVSSCHPHLQPVLYESILLTGGSTLFPRLADRLERELRPLVPDDYPVKITPQEDPILSVWRGGSILASSPDFEEMCVTKAEYEELGSARCRKRFF; from the exons ATGCATCAGAATGTCGTCGTCTTAGACAACGGCGGCGGCCTAATCAAAGCCGGGATCGGCGGCGAGCGCGACCCCTCCGCCATTATACCCAACTGCGTCTACCGCCCGCTCTCCTCCAAGAAATGGGTCCACCCCTCCCCCACCGAGCCCATGGATCTCACCTCCGCCGCCGTCCGCCGCCCAATCGACCGCGGTTACCTAATTAACCCGGACCTCCAGCGCGAGATTTGGGCCAACCTCTTCTCCTCCCTCCTCCGGGTCAACCCGGCCCAATCCTCCCTCCTCCTGACGGAGCCCCTCTTCGCCCTCCCCTCCATCCAACGCGCCACCGACGAGCTCGTCTTCGAGGACTTCAACTTCTCGGCGCTCTACGTCGCGAACTCCCCCTCCCTCGCCCACCTCTGCGAGGCCAGCCGCCGCGAAATTAAGGCGCAGTGCAGCCTCGTCGTCGACTGCGGCTTCTCCTTCACGCACGCCGCCCCCGTCTTCCAGAACTTCACCATCAACTACGCCGCCAAGCGAATCGATTTGGGCGGCAAGGCGTTGACCAATTACCTCAAGGAGCTGGTCTCTTACCGCTCCGTCAATGTCATGGACGAAACGTTTCTCATCGATGATGTTAAGGAGAAGCTCTGCTTTGTTTCCATGGACGTTGATCGTGACCTCCAGATTGCAAA GAAACATGGGAAGGACAATCTTTTCAGGTGCACCTATGTGTTGCCTGACGGCATTACGCACACAAAAGGATTTGTTAAGAAACCAGATGAGGCGAAGAGATACTTGGCTTTGAGAGACGCTGACACACTTAAAGATGTGGAGAAGAAGATGGATTTGGATAAGATGGAGGTTACAGACAAGTTGGTGGATCGAAAGAAGATTGATTTGAGCAagaat GAATTTGACCTGACAAATGAAAGGTTCCTTGTGCCGGAGATGATCTTCCATCCTGCTGATTTGG GGATGAATCAGGCCGGACTAGCAGAGTGCATTGTTCGAGCTGTCAGTTCCTGCCATCCACATCTTCAGCCAGTACTTTATGAAAG CATTCTCTTAACAGGTGGAAGCACTCTATTTCCTCGACTAGCTGATAGACT GGAGAGGGAGCTGCGGCCTCTTGTTCCTGATGACTATCCAGTGAAGATAACTCCTCAAGAAGA TCCCATACTAAGCGTTTGGAGAGGAGGGTCTATTTTAGCATCAAGTCCGGATTTTGAAGAAATGTGTGTCACCAAGGCCGAGTACGAGGAGCTTGGATCTGCTCGATGTCGCAAGAGATTCTTTTAA